The following proteins are encoded in a genomic region of Petrotoga sp. 9PW.55.5.1:
- a CDS encoding ATP-binding cassette domain-containing protein, with amino-acid sequence MKGPNGSGKSTIIRLILGLYDNYDGEILINSIDLKKLSKRSLRNRISIVSQKIFLFNDTIENNIKIAGDVSEEKYETALKKSGLKQFIDNLPLKDKTLVGENGVKLSGGEIQKVAIARALIKSDSSDLFIFDEAAAHLDKETKELIKY; translated from the coding sequence TTGAAAGGACCCAATGGTAGTGGAAAGTCTACAATCATAAGATTGATATTAGGTTTATATGACAATTATGACGGTGAAATTTTAATAAATTCTATAGACTTGAAAAAACTTTCAAAAAGATCTTTAAGAAATAGAATATCAATAGTTTCACAGAAGATATTCTTATTCAACGATACCATAGAGAACAATATAAAAATAGCAGGAGACGTAAGTGAGGAAAAATACGAGACAGCACTAAAAAAATCTGGGTTAAAGCAGTTTATAGATAACCTTCCTTTAAAGGATAAGACCTTAGTAGGGGAAAATGGGGTAAAGCTTTCTGGAGGAGAAATACAAAAAGTAGCTATAGCACGAGCACTTATAAAATCAGATTCTTCCGATTTATTTATCTTTGATGAAGCAGCTGCACATTTAGATAAAGAAACAAAAGAGTTAATTAAATAC